The following proteins are co-located in the Scomber scombrus chromosome 2, fScoSco1.1, whole genome shotgun sequence genome:
- the tnpo2b gene encoding transportin-2: MEWQPDEQGLQQVLQLLKDSQSPDTATQRAVQEKLEQLNQFPDFNNYLIFVLTSLKSEDEPTRSLSGLILKNNVKAHYQNFPTNVADFIKRECLNNIGDPSPLIRATIGILITTIASKGELQTWPELLPQLCNLLNSEDYNTCEGSFGALQKICEDSSELLDSDALNRPLNIMIPKFLQFFKHCSPKIRSHAIACVNQFIIGRAQALMDNIDTFIESLFALAGDEDSEVRKNVCRALVMLLEVRIDRLIPHMHSIIQYMLQRTQDPDENVALEACEFWLTLAEQPICKEALSGHLVQLIPILVNGMKYSEIDIILLKGDVEEDEAVPDSEQDIKPRFHKSRTVTLQHEGGEGEEGEDIDEDEDDDDDTLSDWNLRKCSAAALDVLANVFREELLPHLLPLLKGLLFHPDWVIKESGILVLGAIAEGCMQGMVPYLPELIPHLIQCLCDKKALVRSIACWTLSRYAHWVVSQPPDAHLKPLMTELLKRILDGNKRVQEAACSAFATLEEEACTELVPYLSFILDTLVFAFGKYQHKNLLILYDAIGTLADSVGHHLNQPEYIQKLMPPLIAKWNELKDEDKDLFPLLECLSSVATALQSGFLPYCEPVYQRCVTLVQKTLAQAMMYSQQPDQYEAPDKDFMIVALDLLSGLAEGLGGHVDTLVARSNIMTLLFQCMQDTMPEVRQSSFALLGDLTKACFPHVKPCIAEFMPILGTNLNPEFISVCNNATWAIGEICMQMGVEMQPYIAMVLSQLVEIINRPNTPKTLLENTAITIGRLGYVCPQEVAPMLPQFIRPWCTSLRNIRDNEEKDSAFRGICMMIGVNPGGVVQDFIFFCDAVASWVNPKDDLRDMFYKILHGFKEQVGEENWQQFSEQFPPLLKERLAACYGV, encoded by the exons ATGGAGTGGCAGCCAGATGAACAGGGTCTGCAGCAAGTGCTTCAGCTACTCAAGGACTCGCAGTCTCCAGACACAGCCACACAGAGAGCTGTGCAAGAA AAACTGGAGCAACTTAACCAGTTTCCTGATTTCAACAACTATCTCATCTTTGTCCTCACAAGCCTCAAATCTGAAG ACGAGCCCACTCGCTCTCTGAGTGGTCTGATACTGAAGAACAATGTTAAGGCTCACTACCAGAACTTTCCTACCAATGTGGCTGACTTCATCAAACGAGAATGCCTCAACAACATCGGAGACCCTTCACCACTTATCAGAGCTACTATAG GTATCCTGATCACGACTATAGCTTCTAAAGGGGAGCTGCAGACCTGGCCTGAACTGTTGCCCCAGCTCTGTAATTTGCTCAACTCAGAGGACTATAACACCTGCGAG GGTTCTTTTGGAGCTTTGCAGAAGATCTGCGAGGACTCATCAGAGTTGTTGGATAGCGATGCTCTGAACAGACCTCTGAACATCATGATCCCCAAGTTCCTACAGTTTTTCAAACACTGCAGCCCCAAGATCAG GTCCCATGCTATAGCCTGTGTGAACCAGTTCATCATCGGTCGAGCTCAGGCTCTGATGGATAACATTGACACCTTCATTGAG AGTCTGTTTGCATTGGCCGGCGATGAGGACAGTGAAGTGAGGAAGAACGTGTGCAGGGCTCTCGTAATGCTGCTGGAAGTCCGCATCGACCGCCTCATCCCCCACATGCACAGCATCATCCAG TACATGCTGCAGCGGACCCAGGATCCAGATGAGAATGTGGCTCTGGAGGCCTGTGAGTTCTGGCTGACTCTGGCTGAACAGCCCATCTGTAAAGAGGCTCTGTCTGGCCACTTGGTCCA ACTGATCCCGATCTTGGTGAATGGGATGAAATACTCTGAGATTGACATTATTCTCCTAAAG GGGGACGTCGAAGAGGACGAGGCGGTTCCAGACAGCGAGCAAGACATCAAGCCTCGCTTCCACAAGTCCCGCACCGTCACTCTACAGCATGAAGGAGGGGAAGGCGAGGAGGGGGAGGACATCGACGAGGACgaggacgatgatgatgatacattgTCTGACTGGAACCTAC GGAAATGTTCGGCAGCGGCTCTGGATGTTCTTGCCAACGTGTTTCGTGAGGAGTTGCTCCCCCATCTCCTGCCCCTGCTGAAAGGTCTGCTTTTCCACCCTGACTGGGTCATCAAGGAGTCTGGCATCCTTGTGCTAGGGGCTATCGCTGAGG GCTGTATGCAGGGCATGGTACCTTACTTGCCTGAGCTCATCCCCCACCTCATCCAGTGTTTGTGCGACAAGAAGGCCCTGGTCCGTTCCATCGCCTGCTGGACCCTCAGCCGCTACGCACACTGGGTGGTCAGCCAGCCCCCTGACGCTCACCTCAAACCCCTGATGACGGAGCTGCTCAAGCGTATCCTGGATGGCAATAAGAGGGTACAGGAGGCAGCATGCAG TGCGTTTGCCACCCTGGAGGAGGAGGCATGTACAGAGCTGGTGCCTTACCTGAGCTTCATCCTGGACACGCTGGTTTTTGCTTTTGGGAAGTACCAGCACAAGAACCTGCTCATCCTCTACGATGCCATAGGAACGCTGGCTGACTCTGTGGGACACCATCTCAACCAGCCT GAGTACATTCAGAAGCTGATGCCTCCCCTGATAGCCAAGTGGAACGAGCTGAAGGATGAAGACAAAGATCTATTCCCTCTGCTCGAGTGTCTGTCATCTGTTGCCACGGCGCTGCAGAGTGGCTTCCTGCCCTACTGCGAGCCCGTCTACCAACGCTGCGTCACCCTGGTCCAGAAGACACTGGCTCAGGCCATg atgTACAGTCAGCAGCCAGATCAGTACGAGGCACCCGACAAGGACTTCATGATCGTGGCTCTGGATCTTTTGAGCGGCTTAGCCGAGGGACTCGGGGGCCATGTGGACACGCTTGTGGCTCGCAGCAACATCATGACTCTGCTTTTCCAGTGCATGCAG GATACGATGCCTGAAGTAAGACAGAGTTCGTTTGCTCTACTTGGTGACTTAACCAAGGCCTGCTTCCCTCATGTCAAACCATGTATTG CTGAATTCATGCCAATCCTCGGAACAAATCTGAACCCAGAGTTCATCTCTGTGTGCAACAACGCTACCTGGGCCATAGGAGAGATCTGCATGCAGATGG GAGTGGAAATGCAGCCGTACATCGCTATGGTTCTGAGCCAGCTGGTGGAGATTATTAATCGACCCAACACCCCCAAGACCCTGCTGGAGAACACCG CTATCACCATTGGTCGACTGGGCTACGTGTGTCCTCAGGAAGTCGCTCCCATGCTGCCGCAGTTTATCCGACCTTG GTGCACGTCTCTGCGGAACATCCGAGACAACGAGGAGAAAGACTCGGCCTTCCGCGGGATTTGCATGATGATTGGTGTGAACCCAGGTGGTGTGGTGCAG GACTTCATCTTCTTCTGTGATGCAGTGGCTTCCTGGGTGAATCCCAAAGACGACCTGAGAGACATGTTCTACAAG ATCCTGCACGGTTTTAAGGAGCAGgttggggaggagaactggcagCAGTTCTCAGAGCAGTTCCCCCCTCTGCTGAAGGAGAGACTGGCAGCCTGCTATGGTGTTTAG